Part of the Bacteroidales bacterium genome is shown below.
CCACTCTGGAAGTGCGGGCAGGAAACCATTCTGTAAAGAGGAGTTGTTATTTCCTGAACCACCTCTTTTCCGTTTTTCTTAATAAATGAACGTCCCGTAATCCATACTTCATTATCATCGTATGATGAATGGTTGGTTCCCCTGTTGCATATACGGGTTCTTTCAATTTTGCGTTCTACCAGAAGTTCTCCATTTGTTTTTCCAATTAACTCGGTGTTTTTCAGTTCAAAAACAACATAACCATTCTCGTCAAGTCCCTTATTTATTACAAGTCTTTCACCGGAGATCTTCAGGTCATTAAAACGATAATCAACCAGATCAGCGTGCCGTTCAGTTCCCTTAGTCCAGTATGGTCCAGTTATATGAACTACAATTTTCCCTGCCCTGAAGTTTCCCTCCGGATCAGTACATCCTTCCCCATATTCCAGAGTGACAGTTTTTGGAAATTTTGATGCAGCAGGAGTCTCAACCGTAACTGTGGCATTACATTCAGCAACATCTGATTTCCCTGTGTTAGTATTATAATTCAGGCTTTCCAGTTTAATAATCTCCTTGTTTATCTGATCATCGGCTTTGTTAAGTACCGTCTCAAATACCGCATCTTTTTCCGACTGCTGAACAAGATCTTCAATCTGAGCAGGTGAGGAATCTTTCCTTGCACATGAGATAATTATAAAGAGTCCGGAGATCAGAATGAATGAAGAGAATCCTGTGTTCTTCATGATTTTCTTACGGTTAGGTTACGGTAAATATATTAAAAACATTGATAATGCAAACAAAATGTAATAAATATGATGGGGGACGGAAGACGGGAGACGGAAGACCGGAGACCGGAGACCGGAGACGGAAGAGTATCTTCGGGCAATAATCAGAGGGACTTTCAGTTTATTAATAGTATGTGAATGATGTAACTCTTAGTGTTAATTATATAACAAATGAGCTACTTAGGATGGTATCTTTAAAATCACAAAAAAGTCAACTAAAACAACTTCATATGAAAACAGATGACAACGGTAAATCCAACCCTGTAAACGAAAATGCAGGAAACAATAAGATTGAAAAGGAGAGGCTTGAAAATGAAAAGAGGATCATGGATGAAGGAGTGAAAAAGGGAGTCATGACCGCTTCTATTGTAAGCTTTATTGTACTGCTGACTGTTGGAATAGTAGTTTTTTTACTATACAGCAGCCAGCATAAAAAACTTCTGAATTTCATGGAGTCACAGAAGGTTACTTTAACAGACAAAGTATCTGCCCGCGATTCTTTAATAAGCGAATGGATTATGACATTTGACGAGATTGAGAAAAATATCGCGATGATCAAGGAAAAAGAAAAAGTGATAACAGTTAATTCAGCTAATTCCGAGATATCAAAAGACAAGAAACAACAGGTACTTGAGGATATTAAATATATAAACACTCTTCTCGATCAGAATAAGAAGAAGATTGCATCTCTTACCGCGCAGTTAAAGAAATCGGGCGGAACACTGAAAGTTCTGCAGAATAAAATCACAGAACTGGAAGCTACAATGAAAGAGAATGAGACAGAAATTGAAGAACTCAAAACTGCCCTGGTTGACAAAAACTTCGAGGTTGAACAGCTAAACACACAGATGACATTCTTGCAGGATACCATTGCACAGAAAGATGAGACAATAAGTAACCAGAAATACGAGATGAACAAGGCCTTCTATGCATGCGGTACATTCAAAGAACTTAAAGCCAAAGGCCTTTTAACAAAAGAAGGAGGATTTATCGGAATCGGAAAAACTGAAGCCCTGACCGGAAACTTTTCTGATGATGCTTTTATACAGATCGATTTAACACAGACGAAGTCAATTCCTGTCAATTCGAAAAATGCTAAACTTATTTCTGAGCATCCCGAAGGATCATATGAGTTTCTTCGTGATGCTGATAAGAAGATCATCTCCCTGGAAATTAAAGACCCGGCGCTATTTTGGAAGATTTCAAAATATGCTGTTGTGGAACTGTAAATCGAGTCTGCAAAACTAAATATAAAACCTTAAGCTCGGCGAAGTCTCCTGACTTCGCCGTTAAGTATAATGCAGTCTGGAGACTGCAACTTATTATAAGCGAAGTCTGGAGACTTCGCTTAGCGGAGGTTTACGGCATTAGATAGATGTATTATATAATATAGGCGATAGAAGATTTAATACGTCTGTTCAGTATTTATATTCTTCCTATGTTCCAGATCATTAAGGAAAGTCCCATAATCTCGCTTCCAGTTCTTCTTGCCTGCCAGAAAGCCAAAAACACATAAAGACGGAAAGAAGATACACCATATTACAATCAGTAATATCAGGTTATCAGTGTGATGAAGAAGACTGTTAACAAAAACTAATCCTCCGCCGGTACCCAGCATTAAAAGCAGTGGTATTACAATCAGCCAGTCTATCACTTTGAAATATTTTAGATTCTCCTCTGCCAACAACAGAAAATCTTTTGTTGAAAGTGTGAAACTTGATGCCGGAAGCGGTCTGAATCTGAGAAAGGAATATATTGCTCCGAGAATACAACCAGCTCCGAGAAGAAGCATCCCTTCTTTTGACGATATGGCAGTATTTCTCATAATCGTTAAGTAAATAACCGAAAGCAGAATCAGAAATCCCGACCAGTATACAGACTTTTTCCTCTGCGCGGCCTGATAGGATTTAAAAAGTCCGATCATCTCGTCCATTCTGTTAAGGGAAGAACTCTTATTGCTTTTCCCTTTCTTAAAGTCATCTAGTTCCATTTTTCTCCTCCCATTCCTTTTTAATCTGTTCCTTAATCCTGTGTAATCTTGTCCTGGCATTGCCTTCGGAAAGTCCTGTGATCTGGGCAATCTCTCTGTACTCAATGTCCTCCAGATAAAGAGAAATCAGTGTCTTGTCAACTGGATTCAATTTACTTTTAAAGGATTCAAAAAAAGCCAGTTTGGCTTCTTCCTCTTCAGTATCAGCATCATTTTCGCCAGCCTTGTCAGCATGATCAGGCATAGAGATATGGACAAACATTGCAGAGCTCTTTTTCAGTTTCGCAATATTTGAAAGGCATACATTAACTGCAATCCTTCCAATCCAGGTCCTGATCTTCGATTCTCCACGGAAGTTCTTAATATTAAGCCAGACCTTTAATAGTATTTCCTGATAGACATCTTCAGCCTGATCGCCTCTGCCAAAGAAATGGCAGCAGATGTTAAAAATCATTCTGTCGCTTTCCTGAATTGCTTCCCTGAACATTTGTTCCTGGTCCATAGTTATCCTTTTGTAAATTAGACCACAATCTGTCACAAATGTTACATAAAAAGAATTTTAATGCAAAGCCCCTGGCTTGGCGAATTTTCCAAGATTCACTGTAAAGAGTAATGCAGTCGGGAGACTGCAACTTATTAAAAGCGAAGTCTGGAGACTTCGCTTAGCAGAGGTATTTTCATCTCCAATTCTCCTCTTCTCCCCCTCTCCTTTTCTCCCCTTCTTTCCCTACTGGCACTTCAGGTTCTTCAGCTGTATCTTGGATGGTTCTGCAAACGGACCAAAGGCTGAGTTCTTAAATGATGCGCATGCTTCAGCTATGAGTCCTTTGCCTTCCTGAGCCAGACCAAGCTGGAAATAAAACTTGGCTTTTGCCTCAGCGGCACCTGTCTCGAGGTCTAATCCGCGCTGAGCATATTCAAGACCTTTGTCGAAATCCTTCTTCTTGTTATATACATCGGAAAAATAATAAAAGAGGTCTTTGTCATCACCATATTTCGATGCTTTAGTCAGCAGAGAGAGAGCATCATCGAGCTTCTCAGCCTGGTTGGCTTTGGAGCCAGCACCACGGAAATATCCAAGTGCCAGTGTTGATGCCTGCTTTGTCTTGGCTTCATCGTTTGCAGCCTTCACCTTTTCGAGATATGAATCGATAGTCTGCTCAAATGAATCAGAGTCATTCTGCTTGATGTAAATAAGTGCTTTATTATAGATGGCATTAATATAGTCGGGATTCACTGCCAGCAATGAGTCGAAGGTAACCAGTGCATTCGGGAAATCGTTTTTGGTGAAATAGCCGGTAGCCTGGACGTTGAATGCCTGAACAAGAGTTTTTGAAGCATTATCTTTATGAACCTGTGTTCCGTATTTCTCAGCAACTGAAACGGCTGTACGCGCTGCTTTCATGATCTCGGGAGCAGGTTTCTTTTCTGTGATGGCAGCTGTGACGAGTTTTAAGTATAGTCCGGGCAAAGCTGCTGAAGCTTTTTGTTTCAGATCAGCTGCAGTCTCTCCTACCTGGTCGGCAAGGGTAATTGCTGTTTCAAAAGCCTTAATTGCGGCAGGTACATCAGTCTGAGAAGCTTTAGCCCCTTCATTAAATGCCTGTATTACCGCATTACGGTCCTGTGAATATGCAACAGTTGTCAATAAAGCAGATGCAACAAATATCCCTGCAACTTTTCGTAGAAGCTGTGCTGTCATTTTAGTTCAGATTAAATTGTTATTAATAATTTATGTTGGTAAATATAGAAAATAATATATTCTGTCCAAATAATGTGACAAATTGCATCTGAAAAGGCTGGAAGCCGGAAGACCGGTGACCGAAGCAAAGAATTGGTGTCATTCGGTGGTCATTTGCTTCGCGTCATTTGGCTGTGCCGTCATTTATGGTCATTGGTTGTCTTACAATTGAATGACTATCGAATGACCATTGAATGACTATAATAGCGAAGCAATGGCATCCTTCAGCACCTCTGCGGAGTGTTTCAACAATACAAGTTCTTCAGGAGCCAGCGGACCGTCAACTATCCTCACCACTCCCGAATCTGAAATAATTGAAGGGACACTCAGGCAGACATCACTAAGTCCGTATTCGCCATTGAGGAGTACTGAAACGGTAAGTACACTGTTCTGATTCCTCAGTATTGATCCGGTTATCTTCACAAGAGAGAGTCCGACAGCAAAATGTGTTGAGCCTTTTGCATTTATAATATGATAAGCCGACTCACGTACCTGCTTTTCAATATTCATTCTTTCCTTCTTCCAGCCCTGACAGGCGTTGCAGAGAGGACAATAGTTATCAATTCCTATCCCTCCGATATTTGTCATCGACCAGGCAGCAAACTCACTGTCGCCATGTTCTCCGAGAACATAACCATGCACATTATGCACATCAACATTGCAGTGAGTTGAAATAAAATGCCTGAAGCGGGCACTGTCGAGCACTGTTCCTGAGCCGATTACCCGGCTGCGGTCCCAGCCCGACCTCTTAAGAGCAACCCAGGTTAGCACATCCACCGGGTTGGTGACAATAAGCATAACACCCTGCGACCCGCTTGCAGCAACCTCCTCAGCAACAGATCCCACAATTGCTGCATTCTTTTTCAGCAGATCGAGCCTTGTTTCACCTGGTTTCTGAGCGGCACCTGCCGTAATAACAATCAGATTTGCATCGGTAAAATCCTTGCCCGATCCCTGACGTATATTTACCGTCGGGAAAAATGGCTGACCATGAACCAGGTCAGATACCTGTCCCTTTGCCAGCTCCTCATTTTTATCTATTATTACTATCTCATTAGCCATTCCGGTTTGTGCAAGGGCATAACAGTAGGTTGCACCTACCGATCCTGCACCAACCACCACCACTTTTCTCCCGCCCAGGTTTTTAATATAATTTTCCATTTCGAATATATTTCATCTGTTAATTAATTAACAGACAGGGGATGGTATTGTTCATCCCCCCCTCTCCGATCCTCCCCTTCTCCGCTTCTCTTAGAATGACAAGACTTCCTACTGTTGCGTTGTAGTTGTACCCGAGGATTCTCCGCCGCTTTTTAAATCGTCGTTTCTGATACCTCTCCGTGCTTTCTTCACCTGCAGATCGAGCTTACCGAAATTATAGGCTACGTTTATCCTGAGGTTTTGGGCAGGATATGAATTCTCCATATGAGAGAAGAATGTTATATCCTGCGATTCGCTTTTGTACGTCTTCCTGTACCAGAACGGGTCTGTGGCAGAGACAGAGAGCATAAGTTTGCGCTTCAGGAAATACTGAGAAAGGCTTAAGCCTGTGTAAAAGAATGATGAAGACCTTCCCTGCAGCATAATGCTCGAAGAATATAATCCCACATTGACATTTACCGAGCCGTCTTTCCAGAGTGTCCTCCTCCCTCCTACATAACCCTGATAGCTAAAGCCCTCGTTATTTATAGAATAGGCTGTCATGGCTTCAAGCTTACTGTAGGTTACTCCGCCGTTGAAAAAGACATTGAGCTTACCGGAGGGACGGTATGATAGATAAGTGTTTAATCTGTAAAGCTGATCCTTTCCGATGTTTTCGTAAGTGCTGGCTGTAGATCCGTTTGATTCAACTCTTGAGATCCTCTCAATTGAATTATTGGCAAAACTTGAAGAGGAGGTAACTGAAAAATTGAATTTGGGTGCAAAGTATGTATACCCAAGCTCGAATGAATGCGACACTTCAGATTTCAGCATGGGATTACCATAACTAATATTGAGCGAATCGCTGTTGTTAACATAAGGATTCAGGTACCAGATGCCTGGCCTCGAAAGCCTTTGGGTATATGATAGTTTTACTGTCTGGCCCTGTTTAGGCATGTATGAGAAAGTAATGTATGGCACCAGGTTGAAAAGCCTGTTCGTAAAATCAGTGTTGATGCCAGAAGTCCGGGATGTGCCATCGTTCCACGTCCGCTCAAGACGCAATCCGGCTTTTGTGCTGAGCTTCTTCCACTTAATCAGATAACCGGCATACAAACCCATTATGTACTGATCATAATCGAGATCATTCACATTGTCGAGTTTTATGTTGTCGCGAATGATCTCGGAGCTGCTTATGTTTTGCCTCAGGATGAATTTCAGTCCTCCTTCAATCTGGTGCTTCTTTGTGATCGGATCATAGTAATCTGCCTGGAAAGTCTGTTCCCTTCCCACAGCCTCATTCTCCGAGACCTGGCTGTATGAAGGATAGTTTACTAATCCGTCCACACCGCTGTTGTTCCTTGAAAGCCGCGGATTATTATCGAGCTTGTAGGAAAAGGTGAGGGATTTGTCGGGCTTCTTGTAAGTCTTTTGATAGTCGATATTCCCCGAGAGGAATCCTGCTTTGTTGGTGCTATTTATATGGTTATTATACAACCGGGTAATATCATTATCGGTATTCATGTACTGTGTCTCGGAAAAGCTGTTATTCTGGTAATTGCTCTGAGATCCCCAGAAAGCGAGACTGATAAGATTAAGTGAATCTATATCATAGCTTGCCTCACCCTGGTAACCGTTGGATAACCCTTTGTAGTTGCTGGTGCTCTCTGAAGCTGAATAATGATAATCGGAATTATTAAAATATTCGGTGTTACTTATTGTACGCGATTCGGGCTGAACGAACTGGCTGCCGTAATAACGTGATGATAAACTGAATTTTTTAATTTTTACAGCCAGGTAAGCACCCAGGTTAACACTTCCCCGGACATCAACACCTGAGTTGATGCTGCCATTGTACCCGTTTATTGTTTTTTTGGCTGTAATAATATTGATTATCCCTCCGACACCCTCAGCATCATATTTTGAAGAAGGGTTTGTGATAACCTCTATGTCTTTTATTGTATTGGCAGGAAGACTCTTTAAGGCCTCCTTGAAGTTTGCAGACATCATTGAGGAGCTCTTACCGTTCACAAGCACTTTGAAATTTGACTGACCGTTAAGAGTTATATTTTCCTCGGCATCAACTGTAATGAGCGGGACTTTCCGAAGCATTTCCAGAGCGTTGTTAGCCTGTGCCTCTGGATCAGCCTCCATGCTGTAGGTGATCTTGTCGGGATCAATTCTAACAAGAGGCTTCTGAGCGGTTACAGTGACCTCTTTCAGCATAACTCCCTCTTCCATTATCAGTTTTCCCAGATCGGTTCTCGGCTGGGATACCACTATTGGTATTTTAAATTCCTTGAAACCGACTGAGGAAGCAGTTAAAGTATATTTAAGCGGAGCTGTCAGACTGACAGTGAACTTACCTGTTGCATCGCTGGCCATTGCCTTTACAATCTTTAGACTATCGTTTTTAATCATTACAGTGGCAAAAGGAACACCTTTGCCTGTGGTTTTCTCAACAATCTGTCCGCTTACCTGGTAGCTGGTAACTTTATTTTGTGCCGGTAACAGTAAGGAAACAGTAAGGCTTAACAATAACAGACATAAATATTTCATAAGAAAAGTATAAGTGAATAAGAATGAATGAATACTGTGTTTAATTCAACTATAACGAATTTATAACTAATTTATTAGTATTACAAACAAATAATTAGTTAAATGCGGAATATTTCTCAGTACAGGAGCAATGGTGCTGGGTGCTGGGTGCTGGGTGCTGGGTGCTGGGTGCTGGGTACTGGGTACTGAGGACTGGATATGCGTATTGAAGATTGAGGGAGATTGAACATTATAAAATTTCCCCTCCTTTTGAAGGAGGGGTGGTCGGGATGATTGATTATCATTTATTTACCATATTTTATTTCCCGACCGGGGTGGTTGATTCCCTGTTTTCTTCTTACCTTTATTGGTATGAAAAACCAAAACATCTTTAACAGGAAAAGTCTTAAGTTCTTCAGATCAACACTCAGGAACAGGTCCACTTCCGCTGAGGCTGAGTTATGGAACATTTTAAAGTCAAAGAAACTTGATTTAAGAAAATTCAGAAGACAACACAGTATTGGCAATTACATAGTTGACTTTTTTTGTGCTTCAGAAAAACTAATAATTGAACTTGATGGTAATCCGCATGGTGAATATCATAAAATAGAAAAAGACATTAAAAGAGATCAATATCTTGAAGGCCTTGGATTTTCAATACTTAGGTTTGAAAACAGATTAGTATTCCAGGATCCTGAATTTGTAAAAAATGAGATTAGGAAAAACTTCAAGAATAAAAATCCTGTTTTTGAATAAACAATCAACCACCCCGTCCGGGAAATCTGACTTCGTAAAATTCAGATAATCAGCACTCCCGGCCACCCCTCCTTCAAAAGGAGGGGAAATGTATCATGCATATATTCAGTTACAGTCTGTCATTTATTGCGTGTCATTTACTGCGTGTCATTTGGCCTTCGGCCGTCATTGATTGTCATTGATTGTTTTACAATTGAATGACCATCGAATGACTATCGAATGACTATCGAATGACCATTGAATGACTACTGAATGACTACTGAATGACCTTTTAAGAAGCCGGTAATGTGACAAAAACTGTAGTCCCGGTACCAGGCATGCTTTCGATAGAAATAGTGCCGCCGAGTGTTTCAATAAATTCTTTGCAGATGACAAGTCCTAAACCTGTCCCCACCTCGTTGCCGGTTCCTTCCGTTGTGAAGGTATTCTCAATACTGAAAAGTTTTTCGAGCATCTGACTGCTCATTCCTACGCCGGTATCTGAAATCTTCAGGACTACTTTTCCATTATCCCCGGAAGCTGAGCAGTTGACACTTCCGCCCTTCCGCGTGTATTTAATACCGTTCGAAATCAGGTTCCTGATTACCGTTGCAAGAATTTCCTGATCTGCATATACTTTAATATCCCCGGGTATTTCATTCTTCAGACTGATTCCTTTTGCTTCAGCCTGGGTCGAATAAATCTTCAGCACATCCTCTGTCAGGTTCCAGAGAACAAGTTCACTTTTTACAAGTTTCAGTGTACCTGTCTGACTCCTTGCCCATTGCAGTAAATTCTCAATAAGCTGCAGCAATTTATGCGATGATTCATTTATCATCGTTACATAAACATACATCTCCTTTGAGTCGATATTGCCTGCATTCTCGTGCAAAAGTTCTGTCAGTCCAATGAGGGCTGTAAACGGATTCCTGAGATCATGTGCTATTATTGAGAAGAGTTTGTCTTTTGTCTGGACTATCCTCTTGAGTTCTGCTTCCGATATTTCGAGTTTCTCATTCGATTCAGTCAGTTTCTTGTTTTGCAGTTCAATAGCTTCACTCTGTTTAGTAATTTCGCGGTTTTGCAGCTCAAGAAGCTCTTCATGCTTTCTCCTTTGCTTCAGAAGTGAGAGGAGAACAATAAAAACTGCTGCCAGCAGAAGAACCAATGTTGTTAGAGCAATACTTATTATCCTTATTCGCCGAATACGGAGATCTTTTATTGTGTTATCCTTATTCAGCAAATCAATTTTAGCATTTCTCTGTTGCTTTTCAAGCTGGTATTCTAATAAAAAGATCTTTTCAGATAACTGTTTGCTGAATAAAGTATCATTATACTGAATTACTTTTTGCTGTAATTCTGATGCTGTTTTATAATCCTTGTTTAATAAAGACAGCTTAACAAGTACATTCAGGGCATCTTTTATTGTCATATTAGCCCCTATTTCACATGCAGTTTTGTAAGCTTCGCCGGCCAGGGATGAGGCTTGCCTGATATCATTATGGTTCAGAAAAATAAGTGATTTCTTAATCAAAAGGTTGGCATACAAATCCTTATCATTCTCTTTGTCAACTTTTTCAAGCGACAGGTTATAGTTGTCATTTGCAGCTTTTAAGTCGCCCTGCATAAAATAGATATCTCCAATATATTTATAGCAGGTAGCCTGCTCTGCCAGTTGATTAAGTTCCTGCCTCAGCGATAGTGACTGTCTGTAGCTTATCAGCGCGCTGTCGAGCTTTCCGTCGAGACTGAAAATTCTGCCCTGGTACATATTAACATAAGCAAGCATCGGTTTCAGAGCAAGTTCCCCGGCTATTTTTCCGGCCTTTTTCAGGTTCTCTGTCGCCAGAGCAGACAATTCCTGATAAACATAGAGGTTAGCAAGATTAAGATATGAATAACCGGCCTGCTCGGTTAAACCGTATTTAACAGATACTTCCAGACCCTTATAGTAATAGTCGACGGCCCTGGAGTATTTCCCCATAATCCTGTAAGCGACTCCCACAAAACCATAAGCTTTTGAAAGACTATTATAATCGTTTGTCAGAACAGCAAGATCGATTGCCTGAGTGCCATATTTTACAGAGAGCTCAGGGGCGGCATTTCTATGCTCCCAGCATAAGGTGAGAAGATAACTTAGCCTTGCAGAATCTCCCTCTACTTTCAGGGTATCAGTGTGTTTCCATCTGTATGACAACTCCCCGGCATTCAGAGTCAGAGGGACCAAAAGAAAAAGAAAAACTATATTCCTCATTAAGGAGCGATAAATATTCAACACTACCCAAATGTATTGAATCTTTTCAATCCGTTCAGAACATTTAAAAAAAAATCTTTGGAAGAGGAATAATGTATTATGTATTATTGATGATAGATGATGGGGAGAATTGTCTTGCGGTCGTGCGGTCTTGCAGTCTTGCGGTCCTCATATCTCCCATTCTCCCCTTCCCCCCATCTCCCTTTCTCCTTATTCCGATGGTTCTTCTCTGCGGTTCTCTGCGAAAAAACTCTGCGGCACTCTGCGGTAAAAAAAAGCAGAGGGCGAGGGGCAGGGAGCTGGGGGCAAAAAACCACAGAGACACGGAGAGCATAGAGGTACACTGAGATTTTGAATGTGTCATTTGGCTGTGCAGTCATTTACTGTGTGTCATTTGCCTTCGGCGTCATTTGGCTGCGCTGTCATTTATTGTCATTGATTGTTAATAATTTGTCTATTAAGTAAAGTCGGTATTCTGATGCCGGACAGGAATAATAACTAATTTTAAAAATTACCGGATTGTAATTATCCTTAAGGCATAGTACTGATTTTAAACCGATTAAAAATGGCACAACAATATCTAGATCACTCAAAAGCAATTTTAACTTCCAACCGTTCTAATTTTAAAGGGGGAAGCAAAGAGGCAGGGATAATATCCTTATTTGGTTATCAGAACGAATATGATCTCAGGGAGGGATATCCGCTGCTGACTACCAAAAAAATGGCTACACGGTCTATGTTCCATGAGACTATCTGGTTCCTCAGAGGTGATACCAATATCAAATATCTTGAAGATAATAATGCCCCTGTATGGCGGCCCGATGCTTTTCAGGCCAACCTCCCCGGGATGAAAAAAGAAGGGATCTTCCCCGAGAGCATTGCCAAGTATTCCCCCGACTGGGATAAGGCTATGGAAGAATACGGCCAGAGGGTAAGAGAAGATGCTGAGTTCGCAGCCCGCTGGGGCGATGCCGGACCAATCTACGGGAAACAGTGGAGAAGATGGGAATATTTTGATCACGATAAAAAGAAGTTTATTGAAATAGATCAGCTGAGTAACCTGATTGACGGACTCCGCAAGAAACCTACCGGGAAGAAACATATTGTTGATTCGTGGAATCCGGGCGACACTCCGCAGATGTCTTTACCTCCGTGTCATGTTCTCTACCAGGCAACAGCCAACGAGGAGGGCGAGATGGAACTGCAGCTCTACCAGCGCAGCTGTGATCAGTTCCTCGGTGTTCCTTTCAACATAGCCAGTTATGCTGCCCTTACGCAGGTAATTGCACAGGAAGCAGGGATGGTTCCGAAGACATTCATACATACTTTCGGTGATTCACATTTTTATGCAGGCATCGGCAAGAGAACAGCATGGCATAAAGAGAATTTCAGGGAGGTGCAGAAAAGGATCAGAGCCGTTACTGCAAGGGAACAGTACCTGGATGTTGTGGAATGGATCAATAAAAATGCGCCAAGCGATGGCAATGAGGAGAAATATGATCATGTAACTGCTATCCTGGAACAGCTTTCGAGGGAGCCGAAGAAGATGCCTAAACTGCGTATAACAAAAAAACCTTTCGATCAGCTTACAATTGATGATTTCGTTGTG
Proteins encoded:
- a CDS encoding DUF559 domain-containing protein gives rise to the protein MKNQNIFNRKSLKFFRSTLRNRSTSAEAELWNILKSKKLDLRKFRRQHSIGNYIVDFFCASEKLIIELDGNPHGEYHKIEKDIKRDQYLEGLGFSILRFENRLVFQDPEFVKNEIRKNFKNKNPVFE
- a CDS encoding RNA polymerase sigma factor, coding for MDQEQMFREAIQESDRMIFNICCHFFGRGDQAEDVYQEILLKVWLNIKNFRGESKIRTWIGRIAVNVCLSNIAKLKKSSAMFVHISMPDHADKAGENDADTEEEEAKLAFFESFKSKLNPVDKTLISLYLEDIEYREIAQITGLSEGNARTRLHRIKEQIKKEWEEKNGTR
- a CDS encoding TonB-dependent receptor, which encodes MKYLCLLLLSLTVSLLLPAQNKVTSYQVSGQIVEKTTGKGVPFATVMIKNDSLKIVKAMASDATGKFTVSLTAPLKYTLTASSVGFKEFKIPIVVSQPRTDLGKLIMEEGVMLKEVTVTAQKPLVRIDPDKITYSMEADPEAQANNALEMLRKVPLITVDAEENITLNGQSNFKVLVNGKSSSMMSANFKEALKSLPANTIKDIEVITNPSSKYDAEGVGGIINIITAKKTINGYNGSINSGVDVRGSVNLGAYLAVKIKKFSLSSRYYGSQFVQPESRTISNTEYFNNSDYHYSASESTSNYKGLSNGYQGEASYDIDSLNLISLAFWGSQSNYQNNSFSETQYMNTDNDITRLYNNHINSTNKAGFLSGNIDYQKTYKKPDKSLTFSYKLDNNPRLSRNNSGVDGLVNYPSYSQVSENEAVGREQTFQADYYDPITKKHQIEGGLKFILRQNISSSEIIRDNIKLDNVNDLDYDQYIMGLYAGYLIKWKKLSTKAGLRLERTWNDGTSRTSGINTDFTNRLFNLVPYITFSYMPKQGQTVKLSYTQRLSRPGIWYLNPYVNNSDSLNISYGNPMLKSEVSHSFELGYTYFAPKFNFSVTSSSSFANNSIERISRVESNGSTASTYENIGKDQLYRLNTYLSYRPSGKLNVFFNGGVTYSKLEAMTAYSINNEGFSYQGYVGGRRTLWKDGSVNVNVGLYSSSIMLQGRSSSFFYTGLSLSQYFLKRKLMLSVSATDPFWYRKTYKSESQDITFFSHMENSYPAQNLRINVAYNFGKLDLQVKKARRGIRNDDLKSGGESSGTTTTQQ
- the thyA gene encoding thymidylate synthase — protein: MAQQYLDHSKAILTSNRSNFKGGSKEAGIISLFGYQNEYDLREGYPLLTTKKMATRSMFHETIWFLRGDTNIKYLEDNNAPVWRPDAFQANLPGMKKEGIFPESIAKYSPDWDKAMEEYGQRVREDAEFAARWGDAGPIYGKQWRRWEYFDHDKKKFIEIDQLSNLIDGLRKKPTGKKHIVDSWNPGDTPQMSLPPCHVLYQATANEEGEMELQLYQRSCDQFLGVPFNIASYAALTQVIAQEAGMVPKTFIHTFGDSHFYAGIGKRTAWHKENFREVQKRIRAVTAREQYLDVVEWINKNAPSDGNEEKYDHVTAILEQLSREPKKMPKLRITKKPFDQLTIDDFVVEDYDPHPAIRRSMAV
- a CDS encoding L-lactate dehydrogenase; translated protein: MENYIKNLGGRKVVVVGAGSVGATYCYALAQTGMANEIVIIDKNEELAKGQVSDLVHGQPFFPTVNIRQGSGKDFTDANLIVITAGAAQKPGETRLDLLKKNAAIVGSVAEEVAASGSQGVMLIVTNPVDVLTWVALKRSGWDRSRVIGSGTVLDSARFRHFISTHCNVDVHNVHGYVLGEHGDSEFAAWSMTNIGGIGIDNYCPLCNACQGWKKERMNIEKQVRESAYHIINAKGSTHFAVGLSLVKITGSILRNQNSVLTVSVLLNGEYGLSDVCLSVPSIISDSGVVRIVDGPLAPEELVLLKHSAEVLKDAIASLL
- a CDS encoding tetratricopeptide repeat-containing sensor histidine kinase, whose amino-acid sequence is MRNIVFLFLLVPLTLNAGELSYRWKHTDTLKVEGDSARLSYLLTLCWEHRNAAPELSVKYGTQAIDLAVLTNDYNSLSKAYGFVGVAYRIMGKYSRAVDYYYKGLEVSVKYGLTEQAGYSYLNLANLYVYQELSALATENLKKAGKIAGELALKPMLAYVNMYQGRIFSLDGKLDSALISYRQSLSLRQELNQLAEQATCYKYIGDIYFMQGDLKAANDNYNLSLEKVDKENDKDLYANLLIKKSLIFLNHNDIRQASSLAGEAYKTACEIGANMTIKDALNVLVKLSLLNKDYKTASELQQKVIQYNDTLFSKQLSEKIFLLEYQLEKQQRNAKIDLLNKDNTIKDLRIRRIRIISIALTTLVLLLAAVFIVLLSLLKQRRKHEELLELQNREITKQSEAIELQNKKLTESNEKLEISEAELKRIVQTKDKLFSIIAHDLRNPFTALIGLTELLHENAGNIDSKEMYVYVTMINESSHKLLQLIENLLQWARSQTGTLKLVKSELVLWNLTEDVLKIYSTQAEAKGISLKNEIPGDIKVYADQEILATVIRNLISNGIKYTRKGGSVNCSASGDNGKVVLKISDTGVGMSSQMLEKLFSIENTFTTEGTGNEVGTGLGLVICKEFIETLGGTISIESMPGTGTTVFVTLPAS